The sequence below is a genomic window from Candidatus Hydrogenedentota bacterium.
AAAGATACGCGTTGTCTGCAGGATCAACACTAAAAAAAGCGTCACATTCATACAGTTTCAAGTCTTCTCGTAATGTTGCGATTCGCTTGCTATAATCGGGTGCTTTCATCGATGATCCCTTATTCTTCCTGTAAATATTTAGTCATTTAACGGAGCCGCACAGGCTTACCGCCGGCGGCGGCTGATTTCCATGCAGCCTCGGTGAGTTCAATAACATTCAATCCACATTCCGGCGGCGTTTCCGCCGTCGCTTTACCTAAGATAGTATTTATAAAATTGTTGTCCGGATTATCCGTGTATTTGGGCAATTTAAAGTTGACCGATTCACCTGCAGCATTTTGCTGAACAAGACCAATCCCTTGTCTTAAATAAAAAGCGCCTTTGCTGCCGATAATCGTGTGATCTTCATGCCAAGCAGGAGCGTTGCCAATAATTGATAGACTTCCGAGCGCCCCATTTTCAAAGAGGAGTGACAACGAAGAATTTACATCCACTTCAATATCAAAATTTTCGCTCACAGCCGAAACCTGCCGAATCTTCATACCGGTCACCCACATAAGAATATCAATCAGATGACTTCCGGAATCATTTAATTGTCCGCCGCCGGAAGATTCTAGCTCCTGTCGCCACGTATTTCTGGTTATTCTCAACCATTCTTGGCTAAGCACTGCCTGA
It includes:
- a CDS encoding Gfo/Idh/MocA family oxidoreductase, with protein sequence MSKVLRIGFIGAGGIAPGHYERLSKTGKAEVTALTDPSDASLSRFYERCPTSVSLPVYGDYRDMIKKEDLDGVLILSPHTVHYAQIRDSLKRGLHVLTEKPMVCTIQHAQKLIQQAKDVDRVLMISYQRHFDPMFRYMRDQIKKGSIGTVEFVQAVLSQEWLRITRNTWRQELESSGGGQLNDSGSHLIDILMWVTGMKIRQVSAVSENFDIEVDVNSSLSLLFENGALGSLSIIGNAPAWHEDHTIIGSKGAFYLRQGIGLVQQNAAGESVNFKLPKYTDNPDNNFINTILGKATAETPPECGLNVIELTEAAWKSAAAGGKPVRLR